The segment AACTTTATGCGCTCTTGAGATTGTTAAGACAATCTTTACTAACCCCTTGAATCCAATCATTAAACGCTTTAACTTCTTTATCCTCTCCATCCGTTTCCATGAAGCAGTCATTGCATGTCTCAATATCCGTGGTGATACCACTCACGTCACTATTAGCTTTAGATTGATCTTTCTTGTTGATGCTATCAATGCCTGTTTTGACGCCATTAATGGCGTCATCAAAGTTGTCCAGGCACTGTGAGAGGCAACTTTTGGTCCCTTCTGGTGTGTTCGGGTCGTCCAATCTTTTCGTGACAATTACTTTAAACTCAGAAATTCTATGTTCAATTGCTTCTAGTTGTTTGCATGCGACTTTAGATCCTTCAGTCAGTGGTGCAACGACTGCCTTTTGTATACCAATATCAGGTAATGCAAGTTCAAACATTTCAGAAAGAGAGATGGGGCTGCTACTGGATTGGGAAGGGGGTTGGGAGGAGCTAGGGGAAGGGGTAGGGGTAGGGGATGAGGTTGACTCCGTAGGAGAAGGGGAAGGGCTACGTGATGAAGTTGTCCTACGATATAGGGTAGAGAATAGAAGGGCATAAATGGAAATTAGGCTTAATGTCTTCTTGTTAAGGGCCATTGTCTTTGATCTTTTTGTAGTTTGAGATTCTAATGGGCTAAATGTACGTAGGGGGTGAGGGGATATAGCCATATAGGGAAGGATTGGGGTTTGTTATTTATAGATAAACTTTCTAAAAGTGGAAATATCGTCCTTGAGGTATGAGGTTGAGGATCTCCTTATTATATACCGTAAAAGAaacaaaagtaaaataaatataACTATTGGTATTCGGTTCATCTAAATTGGTGGTCAACGTTAAGTACACATAAATTGACCCCTTatgccaaaaaaaaaaatcttgttttAATGGTCAAGTTTAATTCTTAAATAGTCAAATAGTCATGCTTATTCTTCCAAAATGGGAAAAAATGTCTTCTACATGGGCATGTAAACGTGACGTGGAATGTTATATCGTTGTACTTAAAATCCTCAAACCAATCATTTAGGATTTACCAAAGGGTATTGGCCTAATTGTACCAAGGTGCTTGAAACCACATGCTTCTTCTAAGAGATTGAGGGTTCATGCAGTGACTGATCCAATCCAAAAAGCCTGAAAATTAACTGACACTTGATTGTTGATCGGTCAATAGTTGACCGCACGTTGACCGTATAAACATTTTTTCATCGTTTATTTGTCTCTATTATTCTGTTGATAACATTTTCAACCAATTCATACAAAACCATTACACAAATTAGACATCAAATCTCACAGTTCAACTCACAATTTTTTTGAAATCAAAATATCAGACATTCATAGGAAAACTTCTATCTGTTGCAATTAAACCCAAGAAATAACATCTAATCTATACAGAACTTTGGAACAAGAAAGAACATGGAAGAAATTGATATTTTGTATAGGAATACAATCTTTTATTAATGATACACATACAGACATACTACACatagaatattatatatatatatatatatatatatatat is part of the Lactuca sativa cultivar Salinas chromosome 7, Lsat_Salinas_v11, whole genome shotgun sequence genome and harbors:
- the LOC111906027 gene encoding uncharacterized protein LOC111906027, translated to MFELALPDIGIQKAVVAPLTEGSKVACKQLEAIEHRISEFKVIVTKRLDDPNTPEGTKSCLSQCLDNFDDAINGVKTGIDSINKKDQSKANSDVSGITTDIETCNDCFMETDGEDKEVKAFNDWIQGLIAPLSNSGRKINSIDFKFDLFPFFGVVDDNVVVKFFGEVGGAFIQTGGGHERLLAGSPKQ